From one Cucurbita pepo subsp. pepo cultivar mu-cu-16 chromosome LG17, ASM280686v2, whole genome shotgun sequence genomic stretch:
- the LOC111779174 gene encoding UDP-D-xylose:L-fucose alpha-1,3-D-xylosyltransferase MGP4-like — MPSILHQRPIHNPLANSYPLSPRSSSSSERSFSIFSPLNLLALLSLIVILGVFLPWMNIQESIFSSSKISNDKWREYSLAEAASFVARNGTVIVCAVSQPYLPFLNNWLISVTRQKHHEKVLVIAEDYATLYKVNERWPGHAVLVPPAPDAQTAHKFGSQGFFNFTSRRPRHLLHILELGYNVMYNDVDMVWLADPFPYLQGKHDVYFTDDMAAVKPLHHSHDLPPPGKKGRTYICSCMIFLRPTNGAKRIMKKWIDELKAQPWSKAKKSNDQPAFNWALNKTAGEVDLYLLPQTAFPTGGLYFKNQSWVQETKGMHVIIHNNYITGFEKKIKRFRDFNLWYVDDHTLESPLGRI, encoded by the exons ATGCCGTCGATCTTGCACCAAAGACCCATTCATAACCCACTTGCAAACTCATACCCACTTTCTCCTCGTTCTTCCTCGAGTTCTGAGAGATCCTTTTCCATATTCAGTCCTTTAAATCTGCTTGCTCTGCTTTCTCTTATTGTGATTCTCGGGGTCTTCTTACCTTGGATGAATATACAAGAGAGTATTTTCTCAAGCTCCAAGATCTCGAACGATAAATGGCGAGAATACTCATTGGCTGAAGCTGCGTCGTTCGTCGCTAGGAACGGGACTGTGATTGTTTGCGCTGTGAGCCAACCCTACTTGCCGTTTCTTAATAATTGGTTGATTAGTGTTACTCGGCAGAAGCACCACGAGAAAGTTCTTGTTATTGCAGAGGACTATGCAACGCTCTATAAGGTGAATGAACGATGGCCGGGGCATGCAGTGCTCGTCCCACCAGCTCCTGATGCTCAAACGGCTCATAAATTTGGTTCTCAG GGATTCTTCAACTTCACGTCCCGAAGACCACGACACCTACTACACATTTTGGAGCTTGGTTATAATGTTATGTACAATGATGTTGATATGGTATGGCTGGCTGATCCATTTCCTTATCTGCAAGGGAAACATGATGTGTACTTCACAGATGACATGGCTGCG GTAAAACCTTTGCACCACTCTCATGATTTGCCACCTCCAGGGAAAAAGGGCCGCACTTACATATGCAGCTGCATGATTTTCTTACGCCCCACCAATGGAGCAAAACGGATCATGAAGAAGTGGATTGATGAACTTAAAGCTCAGCCATGGTCCAAAGCAAAGAAATCAAATGATCAACCTGCTTTCAACTGGGCACTGAATAAAACCGCCGGAGAG GTGGATCTATACCTGCTGCCGCAGACAGCATTCCCAACAGGTGGACTATACTTCAAGAACCAGTCGTGGGTACAGGAAACCAAGGGAATGCATGTTATAATACATAACAATTATATCACAGGTTTTGAAAAGAAGATTAAGCGTTTCCGAGATTTCAACCTGTGGTATGTGGATGATCATACTCTCGAATCCCCCCTTGGTCGAATATGA